A single region of the Nicotiana sylvestris chromosome 6, ASM39365v2, whole genome shotgun sequence genome encodes:
- the LOC104241897 gene encoding uncharacterized protein isoform X3: protein MLRRAKRMRNKQNRRVFCIGNADHVLGAPLRIMDQEKNSHLWSSENIKSSTKVGSCFADLCAWKVKKRRSILESKCNASENNVTTCEQANAAAITGKNLLDKGRSSEMGVATCYEGDLVMSSCEIGACLSKNICDGAEKTNWNNPSKSTGADRDVETCSDRCGSDNSKDHIFVTLESKSVSEVENRDETVSNVGNTLTTQRGNFVEVNNAAIEMRDLHRHPRLEVLITYSRKRRKNSSAPASSLSSIMTDAASSFPIIENKAKTASSNHYKVSLSYCSDNLPEEVITGDSTLLTGVQQMLLEKTPGDSSCSEAWNKKEIIQLDDQKENISSSMVSIKDECPIDSKAENSEQENRNETDATVNVAYEIESTKEISHCARSCGLGASNDTNSMITTNESLNGERQSAIEDSPHSRTSAFVDGKTQITNMAIIPPLGGVLNAPSTKKLLVLDVNGLLADIVPVRHVPYNLKADIIVSGKAVFRRPFLDEFLQFCFERFNVGVWSSRIKKNMELVLDVLLGNAKHKLVFCWDQSHCTDTGFPVVGKRRTKPIILKKLKMLWDKYEPDLPWERGEYDESNTLLLDDSPHKALCNPPNTAIFPNSYHYMDEKDDSLAGPGGDLRVYLEGLSMAENVQKYVESNPFGQRPITEKNVSWRYYRKVIDAATYLQESGTNKFSTYRCRY, encoded by the exons ATGCTGAGAAGG GCAAAAAGAATGAGAAACAAGCAAAATAGGAGGGTATTTTGTATTGGTAATGCTGACCACGTGTTAGGAGCTCCATTGAGGATCATGGATCAAGAAAAAAATTCACATCTCTGGTCGTCTGAAAATATCAAATCAAGTACAAAAGTAGGAAGTTGCTTCGCGGACTTGTGTGCatggaaggtaaagaaaagaagaagcatTCTGGAGAGCAAGTGTAATGCCTCGGAAAATAATGTAACTACTTGTGAACAGGCAAATGCTGCTGCTATAACAGGGAAGAATCTTTTAGATAAAGGTAGAAGTTCAGAAATGGGAGTTGCCACATGCTATGAAGGAGATTTGGTGATGAGCAGTTGTGAGATAGGGGCATGTCTGTCTAAGAATATATGTGATGGGGCAGAAAAAACTAATTGGAACAATCCCTCTAAGTCTACTGGTGCAGATCGTGATGTGGAAACTTGTAGTGATAGGTGCGGCAGTGACAATTCTAAGGATCACATTTTTGTTACTTTGGAGTCGAAGTCTGTCTCTGAAGTTGAAAATCGGGATGAGACAGTTTCTAATGTAGGCAATACTTTGACTACTCAACGTGGTAATTTTGTTGAGGTCAATAATGCTGCAATTGAGATGAGGGATCTGCATAGACACCCAAGGCTGGAAGTGCTGATAACTTATTCCAGGAAGAGGAGAAAGAATTCTAGTGCTCCCGCAAGCAGTTTATCATCTATCATGACGGATGCTGCCTCCTCTTTTCCAATTATAGAAAACAAAGCAAAAACCGCCAGCTCAAACCACTACAAAGTGTCTTTATCGTATTGCTCTGATAATTTGCCTGAAGAAGTAATTACTGGAGACAGTACCTTGTTGACGGGTGTGCAACAAATGCTATTAGAGAAGACACCTGGTGACAGTTCATGCTCTGAAGCTTGGAATAAAAAGGAAATAATACAACTTGATGATCAGAAAGAGAACATCAGCAGTTCAATGGTTTCTATCAAGGATGAGTGTCCAATAGACTCCAAAGCAGAAAATTCTGAGCAGGAGAATAGAAATGAGACAGATGCCACTGTGAATGTGGCATATGAAATTGAATCTACTAAAGAGATTTCACATTGTGCAAGGTCTTGTGGTCTTGGGGCCTCCAACGACACTAATAGTATGATCACAACCAATGAATCCTTGAATGGGGAAAGACAATCAGCAATTGAAGACAGCCCTCATTCAAGAACGAGTGCTTTTGTAGATGGGAAGACTCAAATCACAAATATGGCTATCATCCCTCCATTGGGTGGAGTGCTTAATGCACCTTCTACTAAGAAGCTTCTTGTACTTGATGTAAATGGATTACTTGCTGATATTGTTCCGGTTCGTCATGTTCCATATAATTTGAAAGCGGATATCATTGTATCAGGGAAAGCAG TTTTTAGAAGGCCTTTTCTTGACGAGTTTCTGCAATTCTGCTTTGAGAGATTCAATGTAGGTGTATGGTCATCAAGGATCAA GAAGAATATGGAGTTGGTTCTTGATGTTCTTCTGGGAAATGCCAAGCACAAGTTGGTCTTTTGTTGG GATCAATCCCACTGCACTGATACAGGTTTTCCTGTTGTTGGGAAAAGGAGGACTAAGCCTATTATCTTGAAGAAGCTTAAAATGTTGTGGGATAAATATGAACCAGATCTTCCATGGGAGAGAGGTGAATATGATGAGTCAAACACACTTTTATTGGATGACTCCCCTCACAAAGCATTGTGTAATCCA CCAAATACAGCAATATTTCCAAATTCATACCACTACATGGATGAGAAAGATGACTCATTAG CAGGGCCTGGGGGTGATCTGCGTGTTTATCTTGAAGGATTGTCCATGGCAGAAAATGTTCAAAAGTATGTAGAGAGTAATCCATTTGGTCAACGACCTATCACTGAGAAGAACGTATCTTGGCGTTACTATCGCAAGGTTATTGATGCTGCGACATATTTACAAGAAAGTGGTACTAACAAATTCTCAACTTATAGATGTCGATATTGA
- the LOC104241897 gene encoding uncharacterized protein isoform X1 codes for MKRMHSSRIVIQALPAPGAPDYWDAEKGKCGTKLRKLNSKAAFSRGHHNKNVDDLIPWQAKRMRNKQNRRVFCIGNADHVLGAPLRIMDQEKNSHLWSSENIKSSTKVGSCFADLCAWKVKKRRSILESKCNASENNVTTCEQANAAAITGKNLLDKGRSSEMGVATCYEGDLVMSSCEIGACLSKNICDGAEKTNWNNPSKSTGADRDVETCSDRCGSDNSKDHIFVTLESKSVSEVENRDETVSNVGNTLTTQRGNFVEVNNAAIEMRDLHRHPRLEVLITYSRKRRKNSSAPASSLSSIMTDAASSFPIIENKAKTASSNHYKVSLSYCSDNLPEEVITGDSTLLTGVQQMLLEKTPGDSSCSEAWNKKEIIQLDDQKENISSSMVSIKDECPIDSKAENSEQENRNETDATVNVAYEIESTKEISHCARSCGLGASNDTNSMITTNESLNGERQSAIEDSPHSRTSAFVDGKTQITNMAIIPPLGGVLNAPSTKKLLVLDVNGLLADIVPVRHVPYNLKADIIVSGKAVFRRPFLDEFLQFCFERFNVGVWSSRIKKNMELVLDVLLGNAKHKLVFCWDQSHCTDTGFPVVGKRRTKPIILKKLKMLWDKYEPDLPWERGEYDESNTLLLDDSPHKALCNPPNTAIFPNSYHYMDEKDDSLAGPGGDLRVYLEGLSMAENVQKYVESNPFGQRPITEKNVSWRYYRKVIDAATYLQESGTNKFSTYRCRY; via the exons ATGAAAAGGATGCATAGCAGTAGGATAGTTATCCAGGCATTGCCTGCCCCTGGGGCTCCAGACTACTGGGATGCTGAGAAGGGTAAGTGTGGTACTAAACTGAGAAAGCTGAATAGCAAAGCTGCTTTTAGCAGAGGCCATCATAACAAAAACGTTGATGACCTCATTCCCTGGCAGGCAAAAAGAATGAGAAACAAGCAAAATAGGAGGGTATTTTGTATTGGTAATGCTGACCACGTGTTAGGAGCTCCATTGAGGATCATGGATCAAGAAAAAAATTCACATCTCTGGTCGTCTGAAAATATCAAATCAAGTACAAAAGTAGGAAGTTGCTTCGCGGACTTGTGTGCatggaaggtaaagaaaagaagaagcatTCTGGAGAGCAAGTGTAATGCCTCGGAAAATAATGTAACTACTTGTGAACAGGCAAATGCTGCTGCTATAACAGGGAAGAATCTTTTAGATAAAGGTAGAAGTTCAGAAATGGGAGTTGCCACATGCTATGAAGGAGATTTGGTGATGAGCAGTTGTGAGATAGGGGCATGTCTGTCTAAGAATATATGTGATGGGGCAGAAAAAACTAATTGGAACAATCCCTCTAAGTCTACTGGTGCAGATCGTGATGTGGAAACTTGTAGTGATAGGTGCGGCAGTGACAATTCTAAGGATCACATTTTTGTTACTTTGGAGTCGAAGTCTGTCTCTGAAGTTGAAAATCGGGATGAGACAGTTTCTAATGTAGGCAATACTTTGACTACTCAACGTGGTAATTTTGTTGAGGTCAATAATGCTGCAATTGAGATGAGGGATCTGCATAGACACCCAAGGCTGGAAGTGCTGATAACTTATTCCAGGAAGAGGAGAAAGAATTCTAGTGCTCCCGCAAGCAGTTTATCATCTATCATGACGGATGCTGCCTCCTCTTTTCCAATTATAGAAAACAAAGCAAAAACCGCCAGCTCAAACCACTACAAAGTGTCTTTATCGTATTGCTCTGATAATTTGCCTGAAGAAGTAATTACTGGAGACAGTACCTTGTTGACGGGTGTGCAACAAATGCTATTAGAGAAGACACCTGGTGACAGTTCATGCTCTGAAGCTTGGAATAAAAAGGAAATAATACAACTTGATGATCAGAAAGAGAACATCAGCAGTTCAATGGTTTCTATCAAGGATGAGTGTCCAATAGACTCCAAAGCAGAAAATTCTGAGCAGGAGAATAGAAATGAGACAGATGCCACTGTGAATGTGGCATATGAAATTGAATCTACTAAAGAGATTTCACATTGTGCAAGGTCTTGTGGTCTTGGGGCCTCCAACGACACTAATAGTATGATCACAACCAATGAATCCTTGAATGGGGAAAGACAATCAGCAATTGAAGACAGCCCTCATTCAAGAACGAGTGCTTTTGTAGATGGGAAGACTCAAATCACAAATATGGCTATCATCCCTCCATTGGGTGGAGTGCTTAATGCACCTTCTACTAAGAAGCTTCTTGTACTTGATGTAAATGGATTACTTGCTGATATTGTTCCGGTTCGTCATGTTCCATATAATTTGAAAGCGGATATCATTGTATCAGGGAAAGCAG TTTTTAGAAGGCCTTTTCTTGACGAGTTTCTGCAATTCTGCTTTGAGAGATTCAATGTAGGTGTATGGTCATCAAGGATCAA GAAGAATATGGAGTTGGTTCTTGATGTTCTTCTGGGAAATGCCAAGCACAAGTTGGTCTTTTGTTGG GATCAATCCCACTGCACTGATACAGGTTTTCCTGTTGTTGGGAAAAGGAGGACTAAGCCTATTATCTTGAAGAAGCTTAAAATGTTGTGGGATAAATATGAACCAGATCTTCCATGGGAGAGAGGTGAATATGATGAGTCAAACACACTTTTATTGGATGACTCCCCTCACAAAGCATTGTGTAATCCA CCAAATACAGCAATATTTCCAAATTCATACCACTACATGGATGAGAAAGATGACTCATTAG CAGGGCCTGGGGGTGATCTGCGTGTTTATCTTGAAGGATTGTCCATGGCAGAAAATGTTCAAAAGTATGTAGAGAGTAATCCATTTGGTCAACGACCTATCACTGAGAAGAACGTATCTTGGCGTTACTATCGCAAGGTTATTGATGCTGCGACATATTTACAAGAAAGTGGTACTAACAAATTCTCAACTTATAGATGTCGATATTGA
- the LOC104241897 gene encoding uncharacterized protein isoform X2, which produces MKRMHSSRIVIQALPAPGAPDYWDAEKGKCGTKLRKLNSKAAFSRGHHNKNVDDLIPWQAKRMRNKQNRRVFCIGNADHVLGAPLRIMDQEKNSHLWSSENIKSSTKVGSCFADLCAWKVKKRRSILESKCNASENNVTTCEQANAAAITGKNLLDKGRSSEMGVATCYEGDLVMSSCEIGACLSKNICDGAEKTNWNNPSKSTGADRDVETCSDRCGSDNSKDHIFVTLESKSVSEVENRDETVSNVGNTLTTQRGNFVEVNNAAIEMRDLHRHPRLEVLITYSRKRRKNSSAPASSLSSIMTDAASSFPIIENKAKTASSNHYKVSLSYCSDNLPEEVITGDSTLLTGVQQMLLEKTPGDSSCSEAWNKKEIIQLDDQKENISSSMVSIKDECPIDSKAENSEQENRNETDATVNVAYEIESTKEISHCARSCGLGASNDTNSMITTNESLNGERQSAIEDSPHSRTSAFVDGKTQITNMAIIPPLGGVLNAPSTKKLLVLDVNGLLADIVPVRHVPYNLKADIIVSGKAVFRRPFLDEFLQFCFERFNVGVWSSRIKKNMELVLDVLLGNAKHKLVFCWDQSHCTDTGFPVVGKRRTKPIILKKLKMLWDKYEPDLPWERGEYDESNTLLLDDSPHKALCNPPNTAIFPNSYHYMDEKDDSLGPGGDLRVYLEGLSMAENVQKYVESNPFGQRPITEKNVSWRYYRKVIDAATYLQESGTNKFSTYRCRY; this is translated from the exons ATGAAAAGGATGCATAGCAGTAGGATAGTTATCCAGGCATTGCCTGCCCCTGGGGCTCCAGACTACTGGGATGCTGAGAAGGGTAAGTGTGGTACTAAACTGAGAAAGCTGAATAGCAAAGCTGCTTTTAGCAGAGGCCATCATAACAAAAACGTTGATGACCTCATTCCCTGGCAGGCAAAAAGAATGAGAAACAAGCAAAATAGGAGGGTATTTTGTATTGGTAATGCTGACCACGTGTTAGGAGCTCCATTGAGGATCATGGATCAAGAAAAAAATTCACATCTCTGGTCGTCTGAAAATATCAAATCAAGTACAAAAGTAGGAAGTTGCTTCGCGGACTTGTGTGCatggaaggtaaagaaaagaagaagcatTCTGGAGAGCAAGTGTAATGCCTCGGAAAATAATGTAACTACTTGTGAACAGGCAAATGCTGCTGCTATAACAGGGAAGAATCTTTTAGATAAAGGTAGAAGTTCAGAAATGGGAGTTGCCACATGCTATGAAGGAGATTTGGTGATGAGCAGTTGTGAGATAGGGGCATGTCTGTCTAAGAATATATGTGATGGGGCAGAAAAAACTAATTGGAACAATCCCTCTAAGTCTACTGGTGCAGATCGTGATGTGGAAACTTGTAGTGATAGGTGCGGCAGTGACAATTCTAAGGATCACATTTTTGTTACTTTGGAGTCGAAGTCTGTCTCTGAAGTTGAAAATCGGGATGAGACAGTTTCTAATGTAGGCAATACTTTGACTACTCAACGTGGTAATTTTGTTGAGGTCAATAATGCTGCAATTGAGATGAGGGATCTGCATAGACACCCAAGGCTGGAAGTGCTGATAACTTATTCCAGGAAGAGGAGAAAGAATTCTAGTGCTCCCGCAAGCAGTTTATCATCTATCATGACGGATGCTGCCTCCTCTTTTCCAATTATAGAAAACAAAGCAAAAACCGCCAGCTCAAACCACTACAAAGTGTCTTTATCGTATTGCTCTGATAATTTGCCTGAAGAAGTAATTACTGGAGACAGTACCTTGTTGACGGGTGTGCAACAAATGCTATTAGAGAAGACACCTGGTGACAGTTCATGCTCTGAAGCTTGGAATAAAAAGGAAATAATACAACTTGATGATCAGAAAGAGAACATCAGCAGTTCAATGGTTTCTATCAAGGATGAGTGTCCAATAGACTCCAAAGCAGAAAATTCTGAGCAGGAGAATAGAAATGAGACAGATGCCACTGTGAATGTGGCATATGAAATTGAATCTACTAAAGAGATTTCACATTGTGCAAGGTCTTGTGGTCTTGGGGCCTCCAACGACACTAATAGTATGATCACAACCAATGAATCCTTGAATGGGGAAAGACAATCAGCAATTGAAGACAGCCCTCATTCAAGAACGAGTGCTTTTGTAGATGGGAAGACTCAAATCACAAATATGGCTATCATCCCTCCATTGGGTGGAGTGCTTAATGCACCTTCTACTAAGAAGCTTCTTGTACTTGATGTAAATGGATTACTTGCTGATATTGTTCCGGTTCGTCATGTTCCATATAATTTGAAAGCGGATATCATTGTATCAGGGAAAGCAG TTTTTAGAAGGCCTTTTCTTGACGAGTTTCTGCAATTCTGCTTTGAGAGATTCAATGTAGGTGTATGGTCATCAAGGATCAA GAAGAATATGGAGTTGGTTCTTGATGTTCTTCTGGGAAATGCCAAGCACAAGTTGGTCTTTTGTTGG GATCAATCCCACTGCACTGATACAGGTTTTCCTGTTGTTGGGAAAAGGAGGACTAAGCCTATTATCTTGAAGAAGCTTAAAATGTTGTGGGATAAATATGAACCAGATCTTCCATGGGAGAGAGGTGAATATGATGAGTCAAACACACTTTTATTGGATGACTCCCCTCACAAAGCATTGTGTAATCCA CCAAATACAGCAATATTTCCAAATTCATACCACTACATGGATGAGAAAGATGACTCATTAG GGCCTGGGGGTGATCTGCGTGTTTATCTTGAAGGATTGTCCATGGCAGAAAATGTTCAAAAGTATGTAGAGAGTAATCCATTTGGTCAACGACCTATCACTGAGAAGAACGTATCTTGGCGTTACTATCGCAAGGTTATTGATGCTGCGACATATTTACAAGAAAGTGGTACTAACAAATTCTCAACTTATAGATGTCGATATTGA
- the LOC138871898 gene encoding uncharacterized protein encodes MPQKLKILEPKPYDGSRDAKEVENFIFDIEQYFNAVGQLEETKKVATDAMYLQGDAKLLWRVKYEAIRAGEDTLQTWAELKAAIRLQFFPENVKYNARRKLRELRQTRVVRECVREFSALMLNICDMGDKDKLFAFIEGLKPHARTELQR; translated from the coding sequence ATGCCACAAAAGCTAAAAATTctggagccaaagccatacgacggatcccgagatgctaaagaagtggaaaacttcatcttcgacatcgaacaatacttcaaTGCCGTGGGCCAGTTGGAAGAAACCAAAAAGGTAGCAACTGATGCCATGTATCTTCAAGGTGATGCTAAACTCTTgtggcgggtcaaatacgaagccatcagagccggtgaagatactctccaGACATGGGCAGAATTGAAGGCAGCtatacgcctgcagttctttcccgaaaatgtgaaatacaatgcaaggagaaagctacgggagctccgccAGACCAGGGTAGTGCGGGAGTGCGTGCgagaattctccgcactcatgctaaacatatgcgatatgggggacaaagacaagctcttcgcattcatagaaggtttgaaaccccatGCCCGTACAGAACTACAAAGATAA